The genomic interval TCCAAATGACGAAGCGCCAGTTCATTAATTTCATTCTGGTTAGCTGCTTTTCCTTTCATGATTTTTAATAATGCCGCCGATTTTTCCTTTCCACCGGGATTAAAATCAAATGCACGGAAATAACGCAGACGGCTTTTCAGGTCGACATCCGGGTTACTCGCCAGCGATGCCAGTAATGTAACTGATTCCTTACTTCTTGAACGCCACACGATATCTTTACCCGCCTGGCTTTCGATCGGGTTTGGACCGGCAACTGCTTCCCAGGCTTTGAAAAATGAATCCCATTGTCCTTCTGCGCCAATTCCCAGTGCTTCCAGATACCAGCGGTCTTTTCCGTCATACTGCTGCGCAAGCCTTACCCAAAGGCTTGAAATTCCCGGCAGTTTACTTCCATGAATAGCCAAAGCACATTCGCGCCGCACCTGCGGCTCAGGATCGTTGACCAGCAAGCTAACATATTTGACCAGATCCTGGCTTTTATTCTGCGTTACGATTCTTAATGCTGTTATGCGGATATCAGGATTTTTATCTCCAAATGCCTTTTCAAGATAAGCCGTGTTGTTTTTATCAATATTACATAATGTCCAAAGTGCGCGAGCCTGCATTCTCGGGTTTTTACTCTCATATAACTTTTCCAGCTCCGGTACGGCAGTTGTCCCCATTTTCACTAGTGCAGTCCAGGCCAGATAACGTACCGAAACATTCGGGCTTTGTAAAGCTTCTACTGCTCCTGCTACACTTGAAAAATCTGCTCTGGGAATTTTATAAGGCGTATTTGCAGGAGCAATCCTGAACAAACGCCCTTTATTCTGGTCTCCCGCCTGGTGGCCGCCTACACCTGGATCATACCAGTCGGAAACGATCAGCGAGCCATCTGGCGCTACGCAAACATCGGAAGGACGGAACCACTGATCACGTTTTCCATCGACGATATTCACAATCTTAGCTGTATAACCTGCACCTGATTTTTGAACCGGATATGAGCGAACCACATTATGGCCCGGCTCGCAATGGATCATTTGTCCCCAAAACGATTTTGGCAATAAACTGCCTTCGTATACGACCACGCCTGTCGGTGATCCCGAACCGGTCTGTAATAAATTTGGTACAACACCTGGATCATTCAAATGCCAGTGACGGAAAGGAATAGAATCCTCTACATTGGTACGGTTTGCACGCCATCCTGCCCCTGTCAGTTCATCCGTATAACCATAATTACCATACTGCATCACATAGTTAATCCGGACACCTTTGTTTCCATCATCATCATTGTCCGACTGCCACATGGTTCCGTAACTGTCCACAGCCACTTCATAATTGTTCCGGAAATTATTTCCTAATACTTCAATATTTTTAAAATCAGGGTCACAACGAAAAACCATTCCCTGTCTGAGTTTTTTAAAATCGATTGGCTGGCCGTTTTTACCCAAAACAGGATTACCTTTTCCGTCCAGCAGGTGCCCGCCTTCATTACCAAAATTGAAATACAGTTTTCCGTCCGGCCCGAATGTAAATGCATGCATGCCATGATCATGCTGTTCTCCGCCAACGCCCTCAAATATCACTTCCTTTTTATCGGCCTTGCCATCGCCATCAGCGTCTGTGAAAAGCCATACATACGGACTTTGAGAAACGATTACCTTATTGCCCATTACCCAAATCCCCAATGGCGAATTCAATTCTTTGCCCTGATAGAAAACTGTTGTTTTGTCCGACTTGCCATCACCGTTTGTATCTTCCATGATTAAAATACGGTCACCTTCGTTTTTAGTCGGATTACCATTGATGGCAGGACGGTAATTATAAGCTTCACAAACCCAAACCCGGCCCAGATGGTCTACGTCAATATTAGTCGGATTTGTAATAGTAGGTTCAGATGCAAAAAGGGTAGCTTCCAGTCCTTCTGTTACCGACAATCCGGCAACAGCATACTGTGACGATCTTTTTTGCTCATCGGTCAGGTCTTTGTACAGCGTATCCAGCGAGGTACCACTAAAAGTACTTGGATTGGTACGCTGGTAAAAAGCTGTCGTTAGGCCGATCAGCAAACCGGCTGTCAGAATCGGACCGAAGGATTTTTTTAAGTTCATGAGGTGATTAGGATGATTGTCACCAAACCCGAAAACCGGATTTGAGCAATACTTAAATAAAGATTACTAATTTTAGAGTATAAGAGACAATCCACCTGTCATTTACTATTATGAACAAGACTTTTTTTTACGCTATCGCCATTTTCACTTCTGCTCAGGCTTATGGGCAGTCAGTAATTCCACCAGCTGATATTCAAATAAAAACGGCTGTACTGGCGGCTCCTTCCGACAAACAGTCCTATGCAAAAGTGTATGGATATGCACCGGACGGCTCGTTTACTATTCTCAGAAAAGGCACCAATGATTTTGTATGTTTAGCCGACGACCCTAAAAAAGAAGATATCGGCG from Dyadobacter sp. NIV53 carries:
- a CDS encoding PVC-type heme-binding CxxCH protein yields the protein MNLKKSFGPILTAGLLIGLTTAFYQRTNPSTFSGTSLDTLYKDLTDEQKRSSQYAVAGLSVTEGLEATLFASEPTITNPTNIDVDHLGRVWVCEAYNYRPAINGNPTKNEGDRILIMEDTNGDGKSDKTTVFYQGKELNSPLGIWVMGNKVIVSQSPYVWLFTDADGDGKADKKEVIFEGVGGEQHDHGMHAFTFGPDGKLYFNFGNEGGHLLDGKGNPVLGKNGQPIDFKKLRQGMVFRCDPDFKNIEVLGNNFRNNYEVAVDSYGTMWQSDNDDDGNKGVRINYVMQYGNYGYTDELTGAGWRANRTNVEDSIPFRHWHLNDPGVVPNLLQTGSGSPTGVVVYEGSLLPKSFWGQMIHCEPGHNVVRSYPVQKSGAGYTAKIVNIVDGKRDQWFRPSDVCVAPDGSLIVSDWYDPGVGGHQAGDQNKGRLFRIAPANTPYKIPRADFSSVAGAVEALQSPNVSVRYLAWTALVKMGTTAVPELEKLYESKNPRMQARALWTLCNIDKNNTAYLEKAFGDKNPDIRITALRIVTQNKSQDLVKYVSLLVNDPEPQVRRECALAIHGSKLPGISSLWVRLAQQYDGKDRWYLEALGIGAEGQWDSFFKAWEAVAGPNPIESQAGKDIVWRSRSKESVTLLASLASNPDVDLKSRLRYFRAFDFNPGGKEKSAALLKIMKGKAANQNEINELALRHLDPAFVKQSPEAQAALKKLLDASYGTATYMELVSRYELISENNRLLQLALSQSSTNIGRQAGQQLLKQGGTTLVWNTIKGKDDAKAEGMLASIKGVGSKESLGILKSVALDSKYPVNLRSEAVKSLGGTMNGEDEVLVLLKEGKIAGELKTAAVQGLSGAWRKSVKMEATKYLEGSASAVKKHPELKELVGMKGNAVKGKEVFAMYCSVCHQVNTTGMDFGPKLSEIGGKLPKEALYAAIYEPSAGIGFGYEGFEVTFKDGSTVSGIVSSKTETDLILKFPGGSTQEYKMSQVKSMKQMKDSMMPAGLQDAMTTDELVNLVEYMSSLKKK